Proteins found in one Limnohabitans sp. TEGF004 genomic segment:
- a CDS encoding flagellar basal body rod C-terminal domain-containing protein: MDRLSFNAMAAINEDRLIRQQLSNDIANVTTVGFKQTFEATIQPHQAVGEGFDSRLQPRLYTTDRVRLDAGPLMVTGRDLDVSMNHKTVMGVMGNDGKLAFTRRGDLRVNPNGVLETGSGHMVQGQDGGPITIPVGSRINITKTGEIFAADPTQQGIPQEQVVGTLMLRDASTTNLIKREDGLFRVDEKPLGTDFATGPEPVSLTPQALEGSSVNPMASMVKLIEQSRSFEHQVRLIKESKSNDESGASMMKAS; the protein is encoded by the coding sequence ATGGACCGCTTATCTTTCAACGCGATGGCCGCGATCAACGAAGACCGTTTGATCCGGCAACAGTTGTCCAACGACATCGCCAACGTCACCACCGTCGGTTTCAAGCAAACCTTCGAAGCCACCATCCAACCGCACCAAGCGGTGGGTGAGGGCTTTGATTCACGCTTGCAACCCCGTCTGTACACCACAGACCGTGTGCGCTTGGATGCAGGACCTTTGATGGTCACAGGCCGTGATTTGGACGTGTCCATGAACCACAAAACCGTCATGGGCGTGATGGGCAATGACGGAAAACTGGCATTTACCCGCCGGGGTGACCTGCGCGTCAACCCCAACGGTGTGCTTGAAACCGGTTCTGGCCACATGGTGCAAGGCCAAGATGGCGGCCCCATCACGATTCCCGTGGGCTCACGCATCAACATCACCAAAACAGGCGAAATCTTCGCCGCAGACCCCACCCAGCAAGGCATTCCGCAGGAGCAGGTGGTTGGCACCTTGATGTTGCGCGATGCCAGCACCACGAACCTCATCAAACGCGAAGACGGTTTGTTCCGAGTTGACGAAAAACCACTTGGCACGGACTTTGCAACTGGTCCAGAGCCAGTTTCTTTGACACCGCAAGCTTTAGAAGGCAGCAGTGTCAATCCAATGGCATCGATGGTGAAGCTGATTGAACAGAGCCGCTCGTTTGAGCATCAGGTGCGTTTGATCAAAGAAAGCAAATCCAACGATGAGTCGGGCGCTTCCATGATGAAGGCGTCTTGA
- the flgM gene encoding flagellar biosynthesis anti-sigma factor FlgM: MNDAISNYGRMTQSNAAIRSAIDKVEKRSPSAAQAKEDLAPSMEKASSAGADKVSLSNVAQKVMAQPDFDRSKVEAIKQAIKEGNYPVNPRRIAENFVALEKMIGN; encoded by the coding sequence ATGAATGACGCAATTTCAAACTACGGTCGGATGACGCAATCGAACGCTGCGATTCGCAGCGCCATCGACAAAGTCGAAAAACGAAGCCCTTCTGCCGCGCAAGCCAAGGAAGACTTGGCTCCGTCCATGGAGAAAGCATCTTCCGCAGGAGCAGATAAAGTGAGCTTGAGCAACGTCGCCCAAAAAGTCATGGCGCAACCAGACTTTGACCGCTCCAAAGTTGAGGCCATCAAGCAGGCGATCAAGGAAGGCAACTACCCTGTGAACCCACGCCGCATTGCTGAAAACTTTGTGGCCCTCGAAAAAATGATCGGTAACTGA
- the flgC gene encoding flagellar basal body rod protein FlgC: MQLDNVFGIAGTALNAQAIRMNTTASNLANANSVAGSEEEAYRGRRPLFKALMDEQMTHAGAQFVGGVKVDRIVNDPAPIRKTWEPGNPLADKEGYVFHSNVNEMSEMVDMMAASRSYQNNVEVVNTARQLMMRTLEITKT, from the coding sequence ATGCAACTTGACAACGTCTTTGGTATTGCAGGCACGGCGCTGAACGCGCAAGCCATTCGCATGAACACCACGGCTTCTAACTTGGCCAACGCCAACTCGGTGGCGGGCTCTGAAGAAGAAGCCTACCGTGGCCGTCGCCCTTTGTTCAAAGCCTTGATGGATGAACAAATGACACACGCTGGCGCTCAGTTCGTTGGTGGTGTCAAGGTCGACCGCATCGTCAATGACCCAGCGCCCATTCGCAAAACCTGGGAGCCAGGCAACCCACTCGCCGACAAAGAAGGCTACGTGTTCCATTCCAACGTGAATGAAATGTCCGAGATGGTCGACATGATGGCCGCCTCTCGTTCGTATCAAAACAACGTTGAAGTCGTCAACACCGCACGTCAATTGATGATGCGCACCCTTGAAATTACCAAGACTTAA
- a CDS encoding EscU/YscU/HrcU family type III secretion system export apparatus switch protein codes for MTDKHYMQAVALEYGRNKAPLLTVKGDDELARRIVAEAKKQGVYVAEDPRLLAMLSRLDVGQEIPEDMFTAVAVILAWVYWLKGMQPGDEKPKQA; via the coding sequence ATGACGGATAAACATTACATGCAAGCTGTGGCTTTGGAATACGGCCGCAACAAAGCGCCCCTCCTCACGGTCAAGGGCGATGATGAATTAGCCCGCCGCATCGTGGCTGAAGCGAAAAAGCAGGGTGTGTATGTGGCCGAAGACCCACGCTTGCTGGCCATGCTCAGCCGGCTCGATGTAGGTCAAGAAATTCCGGAAGATATGTTCACCGCTGTTGCCGTGATTTTGGCGTGGGTGTATTGGCTCAAGGGCATGCAGCCCGGGGATGAAAAGCCTAAGCAGGCTTGA
- the flgA gene encoding flagellar basal body P-ring formation chaperone FlgA — protein sequence MTMQMPCLKNADTSRLKRWSVWLAACVLSQAQLGFAADSTLPDSAFEALQKQAHQWAATHPSFQGKQVQVVPVDPRITVQTCQQNLQFEQPFPNQPAIRVRCAQPAWQLFVNLNTGQANTPVNRASPSAPALYKVLVSKELLKRGTVIKPEMFSYAEMPAAGMENQIISDTKLLKNMELVRDLTPNTPLRSYDVKTAVLVKRGQEVQVTAGEGQGFSITMRAEALQDGGLGEQIRLKNVESGRLLHGVITGPNAAKLR from the coding sequence ATGACTATGCAAATGCCGTGCCTAAAAAATGCCGACACCTCGCGCCTCAAGCGCTGGAGCGTGTGGCTGGCTGCATGCGTGCTAAGCCAAGCCCAGCTTGGGTTTGCGGCAGATTCGACGTTGCCAGACAGCGCCTTTGAGGCCTTGCAAAAGCAAGCCCACCAATGGGCTGCGACACACCCTTCTTTTCAAGGTAAACAGGTGCAAGTCGTGCCTGTGGACCCACGCATCACGGTGCAAACCTGTCAACAAAACCTGCAGTTTGAGCAACCGTTTCCCAATCAACCCGCCATACGTGTGCGTTGCGCACAGCCTGCTTGGCAACTTTTCGTCAATCTGAACACCGGCCAAGCCAACACCCCTGTGAACCGCGCCAGCCCATCGGCACCTGCGCTGTACAAAGTGTTGGTGTCCAAAGAGTTGCTCAAGCGCGGCACGGTGATCAAACCAGAGATGTTCAGCTATGCCGAGATGCCTGCGGCGGGCATGGAAAACCAAATCATTTCCGATACGAAATTATTAAAAAATATGGAGTTGGTGCGCGACCTCACGCCCAACACCCCTCTGCGTTCATACGACGTGAAGACCGCTGTGTTGGTCAAGCGCGGACAAGAGGTACAGGTCACAGCAGGCGAAGGACAAGGCTTTTCCATCACAATGCGCGCGGAAGCGTTGCAAGATGGTGGTCTAGGTGAACAAATTCGCTTAAAAAATGTCGAGTCGGGTCGATTACTACATGGCGTGATTACCGGACCGAATGCCGCGAAACTGAGGTGA
- a CDS encoding flagellar protein FlgN has product MSDMTTPATDVQASSLEQALALAKTLEDMLEREFEQLKVQDLDAFEASQNTKNELLQQLAQLAGIQGPDSADALGPEWDGFKEHMAHCRDMHRRNEVLIVRKIDAIRGALQSMQVQDPTSSLEIYDRLGKVSRGGRRGGRGYAEA; this is encoded by the coding sequence TTGTCCGATATGACAACACCCGCCACTGACGTGCAAGCCTCCTCACTCGAGCAGGCTTTGGCCTTGGCGAAAACACTGGAAGACATGCTGGAGCGCGAGTTCGAGCAGTTGAAGGTGCAAGATTTAGACGCCTTCGAAGCGTCGCAAAACACAAAGAACGAGCTGCTTCAGCAGCTCGCGCAGCTGGCTGGCATTCAAGGTCCAGACTCAGCAGATGCGCTCGGACCCGAATGGGACGGGTTCAAAGAGCACATGGCCCACTGCCGCGACATGCATCGCCGCAATGAGGTGCTGATTGTTCGAAAGATTGACGCCATCCGTGGCGCGCTGCAAAGCATGCAAGTGCAAGACCCCACCAGCTCGCTCGAGATTTATGACCGTTTGGGCAAGGTGTCTCGCGGTGGTCGACGCGGTGGTCGTGGCTACGCTGAAGCGTAA
- a CDS encoding flagellar hook-basal body complex protein: protein MSFYTSLTGLNAATAQLGVTSNNIANVSTTGFKRSRTDFGDIFATSPLQKASATIGQGVSLKRVVQEFGQGNMMFSSNTLDLAISGDGFFPLKSQDGFQDIFTRNGVFMMNDQYNVVNSAGQKLMAASVDSSGKANLDDMNVLTIPQKTTGMAKQTSKVSLGLNFPADAEVITKDFNRNDPDTYNKSTALTVYDAGGNSYLASVYYVKTQNASQETPNNKWQTYVYVGDKLVSASLQQATNTQGEEMYVNKYGELKAKSDFKTPEEIAELNSSFAKKTIKFSLDELTDIRVSKPATVNGGMATDLGTGSNDGIDFGNYLDISKSDLLRQQGSSAVTYTLDPQVTGARSVEFGPDAARVTVDVPATGSTPPTPEEVASALNLNASFASTYVAQASKPGVTLEGINFGATAPTSNPFASFSVNIGGKQMDLSSLAVDSVAGADMATEVQIKLRAMDESRTNITVTWDDAAKSLMITDSAQRNISDATLTKVTGAASDVSTGSAIKYADSILKITAIDPNVSASDIKGTTSAKGVVVTQGTTVVAATDIALQETPYTRATAAFTFASAAVGFKATFGTATPPLFEEAASGTDLADKLNKNATFVADYIATYSATDKALTITAKDPSSASAQAIANSVKIYESVTEVTGPFAQIEDVDATTGVSNNPVLTTGVASALDGSKRSIDDLRNLFTANVDNSIDPVVIGLDHLVETMSKLPASASKKLSGTQIAAELTNVMARAYGDEKPFNFSTVGSPTFSLDLTRADKSTLPKLAIDLSTSKDMRSEDMVREVQKQIDDDPQYSGNVTVSYDTAKQQLVFTPTDNAKVTVSSEQTAMDLADPLVQGVNDSSVGLTLSPSVSTSPYRTLNDQRYGMKVEYDSVKQTFVFQSGTTGDNSGLSITGIRPGSLATQMSKGLGMTGDPANYVVTPSTVDALRGITSTPAVLTGNALAVNVDNNFSVDETNNQFVVSVNGITGTVIIPPKDTYTLGTFMEALQNGINNLQGPSKNGLTPDSINGVKVSYDTKSNALQFTTGTASTSSYVKITGDARWGLDGLDASFGATTTWIKPTAFKDEKGATVYIDGFGEESSTATGFETLPAWSPVYFDKGELTFDTAGNLISPKQGAQLDTVYLPNGKGALTMNIDYSKSTQFASPFSVLSQSQDGAPEGDLVGLAIADDGLVSASFSNGSQKSLGKVVLVNFSNPSGLRQIGDTNYYKTSDSGTPKYGEAGSAGFGTVRSGATERANVDLTQELVDLITEQRNFQANAKAMETSTSMTQTIIQIRN from the coding sequence ATGTCTTTTTATACCTCTCTCACCGGTTTGAATGCCGCCACCGCGCAGCTGGGCGTCACGTCTAACAACATCGCCAACGTGAGTACGACAGGCTTTAAGCGCAGCCGTACCGACTTTGGCGACATTTTTGCGACGTCACCGCTGCAAAAAGCCTCAGCCACCATCGGTCAAGGTGTGTCCTTGAAGCGCGTGGTGCAAGAGTTCGGTCAAGGCAACATGATGTTCTCGTCCAACACCTTGGACTTGGCCATCAGCGGTGACGGTTTCTTCCCGCTCAAATCGCAAGACGGTTTCCAAGACATCTTCACGCGCAACGGTGTGTTCATGATGAACGACCAATACAACGTGGTGAACTCGGCAGGACAGAAATTGATGGCAGCGTCCGTTGACTCGTCCGGCAAAGCGAACTTGGATGACATGAACGTGTTGACCATTCCGCAAAAAACCACTGGCATGGCCAAGCAAACCAGTAAGGTGTCTTTGGGATTGAACTTCCCAGCAGATGCAGAAGTCATCACCAAAGATTTCAACCGCAACGATCCCGACACTTACAACAAGAGCACCGCGCTCACGGTGTATGACGCCGGTGGCAACTCTTATTTGGCATCCGTTTATTACGTGAAGACTCAAAACGCGAGCCAAGAAACCCCCAATAACAAATGGCAAACCTATGTGTATGTCGGCGATAAATTGGTCAGCGCCTCGTTGCAACAAGCGACGAATACTCAAGGCGAAGAGATGTATGTCAACAAGTACGGTGAGCTCAAAGCCAAGAGCGATTTCAAGACACCCGAAGAAATTGCTGAATTGAACAGCAGCTTTGCGAAGAAAACCATCAAGTTTTCGTTGGACGAACTGACCGATATTCGCGTCTCCAAACCCGCGACTGTGAACGGTGGCATGGCGACAGATTTGGGCACAGGTTCCAACGACGGCATCGACTTTGGCAATTATTTGGACATCAGCAAGTCTGACTTGCTGCGCCAACAAGGCAGCAGTGCCGTGACGTACACCCTGGATCCACAAGTGACAGGTGCTCGCTCCGTGGAGTTCGGTCCTGATGCCGCACGTGTGACAGTTGATGTTCCTGCCACAGGCTCGACCCCTCCCACACCAGAAGAAGTCGCTTCTGCGTTGAACCTCAACGCCAGCTTTGCTTCCACCTATGTGGCGCAGGCCTCTAAGCCAGGCGTGACTTTGGAAGGCATCAACTTCGGAGCCACAGCACCAACCAGCAATCCATTTGCCAGCTTCAGCGTCAACATTGGTGGCAAACAAATGGATTTGTCATCGCTCGCAGTGGACAGTGTCGCTGGCGCTGACATGGCCACTGAGGTGCAAATCAAATTGCGTGCGATGGATGAAAGCCGCACCAACATCACAGTGACTTGGGACGATGCGGCTAAGTCGTTGATGATTACCGACTCTGCACAACGCAACATCAGCGATGCAACTCTGACCAAAGTCACGGGTGCTGCATCTGATGTGTCGACGGGCAGTGCGATCAAATATGCTGATTCGATCTTGAAGATCACAGCCATTGACCCCAACGTGTCGGCCTCTGACATCAAAGGCACCACATCCGCCAAAGGTGTCGTGGTGACACAAGGCACGACGGTTGTTGCAGCAACAGACATTGCCTTGCAAGAAACCCCTTACACACGAGCCACAGCCGCTTTCACGTTTGCCAGCGCGGCCGTTGGTTTCAAAGCCACGTTTGGCACAGCGACTCCCCCTTTGTTTGAAGAAGCTGCATCCGGCACGGATTTGGCCGACAAGCTCAACAAAAATGCAACTTTTGTGGCTGACTACATTGCCACTTACTCAGCAACAGACAAGGCGCTGACTATCACAGCCAAAGACCCCTCGAGCGCAAGCGCTCAAGCAATTGCGAACTCAGTCAAGATTTACGAAAGCGTGACCGAGGTGACAGGTCCCTTCGCACAAATTGAAGATGTGGACGCCACGACGGGTGTGTCAAATAACCCAGTCCTGACCACAGGTGTTGCCTCTGCGTTGGATGGCAGCAAACGCAGCATTGACGATTTGCGTAACCTATTCACTGCCAACGTCGACAACTCGATTGACCCAGTGGTCATCGGTTTGGATCATTTGGTGGAGACCATGAGCAAATTGCCAGCCTCGGCCAGCAAAAAGCTATCGGGTACACAAATCGCTGCTGAATTGACCAACGTGATGGCTCGCGCTTATGGCGACGAGAAACCATTCAATTTCTCGACAGTGGGTTCACCCACGTTTTCACTCGATTTGACGCGTGCTGATAAGTCAACTTTGCCAAAGTTGGCCATTGATTTGTCGACATCGAAAGACATGCGCAGCGAAGACATGGTGCGTGAAGTTCAAAAACAAATCGACGATGACCCTCAGTACAGCGGCAATGTCACAGTGAGCTATGACACGGCCAAGCAGCAATTGGTGTTCACACCCACAGACAATGCGAAAGTCACTGTTTCCAGCGAGCAAACCGCCATGGACTTGGCTGACCCCTTGGTACAGGGCGTCAATGATTCATCGGTGGGTTTGACACTGTCACCCTCAGTCTCCACATCGCCTTACCGCACGCTCAACGACCAGCGTTACGGCATGAAGGTCGAGTACGACTCGGTCAAGCAAACCTTTGTGTTCCAGTCGGGCACCACAGGTGACAACTCGGGCTTGTCCATCACCGGCATTCGCCCCGGCAGCTTGGCCACACAAATGTCCAAAGGCTTGGGCATGACGGGTGACCCCGCCAACTACGTGGTGACGCCATCTACAGTTGACGCCTTGCGTGGCATCACGTCTACCCCAGCGGTGTTGACCGGCAATGCTTTGGCTGTGAACGTGGACAACAACTTCTCGGTGGACGAGACCAACAACCAATTCGTGGTGTCGGTCAACGGCATCACAGGCACGGTCATCATTCCACCAAAAGACACCTACACCTTAGGTACTTTCATGGAAGCTTTGCAAAACGGCATCAACAACTTGCAAGGCCCATCCAAGAACGGTTTGACACCTGACTCTATCAACGGCGTCAAGGTGAGCTATGACACCAAGAGCAATGCTTTGCAGTTCACCACAGGCACGGCTTCGACCAGCTCATACGTCAAGATCACGGGCGATGCACGCTGGGGCTTGGACGGCTTGGACGCTTCGTTCGGTGCCACCACCACATGGATCAAACCTACCGCCTTCAAAGACGAAAAGGGCGCCACGGTCTACATCGACGGTTTCGGTGAAGAGTCTTCCACAGCCACAGGCTTTGAGACCTTGCCAGCATGGTCACCTGTTTATTTCGACAAGGGTGAGCTGACATTCGACACCGCGGGTAATTTGATTTCCCCCAAACAAGGTGCTCAGTTGGACACCGTGTACTTGCCAAACGGTAAGGGCGCTTTGACCATGAACATCGACTACTCCAAGTCCACGCAGTTTGCGTCACCGTTCTCGGTGTTGTCGCAGTCGCAAGACGGCGCCCCCGAAGGTGACTTGGTGGGCTTGGCCATTGCCGACGACGGCTTGGTGTCTGCCAGTTTCTCCAACGGCTCACAAAAGTCCTTGGGCAAAGTGGTGTTGGTCAACTTCTCCAACCCCTCTGGTTTGCGCCAGATTGGTGACACCAACTACTACAAGACGTCTGACTCAGGCACGCCTAAGTACGGCGAAGCCGGTTCAGCTGGCTTCGGTACTGTGCGCTCCGGCGCCACCGAGCGTGCCAACGTGGACTTGACCCAAGAATTGGTGGACTTGATCACCGAGCAGCGTAACTTCCAAGCCAACGCCAAGGCCATGGAAACCAGCACCTCGATGACGCAAACCATCATTCAAATCCGTAACTAA
- the flgB gene encoding flagellar basal body rod protein FlgB: MDVFKSAFGIHERALGVRSQRMEVLARNIANADTPNYKAQDVDFKAMLKEAKTEYLTATNEKHYAGLTEAPDNGMRFRTPFNSSFDGNTVEMNVEQAQYGKAAGEYQATLQFLENRIGGLRKAMRGE, translated from the coding sequence ATGGACGTTTTTAAATCAGCCTTTGGAATCCACGAGCGTGCACTCGGCGTGAGAAGCCAGCGCATGGAAGTGCTGGCGCGCAACATCGCCAACGCCGACACGCCTAACTACAAAGCACAAGACGTTGATTTCAAGGCCATGCTCAAAGAAGCCAAGACTGAGTATTTGACCGCCACCAATGAAAAACACTATGCCGGTCTGACCGAAGCGCCAGACAACGGCATGCGTTTTCGCACACCGTTTAACAGTTCATTTGACGGCAACACCGTTGAGATGAACGTGGAACAAGCCCAATACGGTAAAGCCGCTGGTGAATACCAAGCGACTTTGCAATTTCTAGAAAACCGCATTGGCGGTCTTCGTAAAGCCATGCGCGGGGAGTAA
- the flgG gene encoding flagellar basal-body rod protein FlgG, with product MDASLWVAKTGLDAQQTRMNVISNNLANVSTTGFKRDRAVFEDLLYQNVKQPGGQTTNNTLSPTGLMLGTGVKINATEKLHLQGNLINTQSPLDLAIMGGGMFQIQMPDGTTSYSRDGNFKISNTGQVVTASGFPLIPAITIPENTASVTFGQDGTVSAEIVAGGGSQNIGQIQIARFVNPSGLKPIGNNLFEASQASGVAQVLTPGLNGAGALKQGSLEASNVNVVEEMVNMIETQRAYEMNSKSISAVDGMLKFLNQNI from the coding sequence ATGGATGCATCATTGTGGGTAGCGAAAACCGGTCTTGACGCGCAGCAGACGCGCATGAACGTCATTTCGAACAACTTGGCCAACGTGAGCACGACCGGCTTCAAACGCGACCGAGCCGTTTTTGAAGACTTGCTCTATCAAAACGTCAAACAACCCGGTGGTCAAACCACCAACAACACCCTCTCACCCACGGGCTTGATGCTCGGTACCGGTGTGAAGATCAATGCCACTGAAAAGCTGCACTTGCAGGGCAACTTGATCAACACCCAATCGCCCCTCGACTTGGCGATCATGGGTGGCGGCATGTTCCAGATTCAAATGCCAGACGGCACCACGTCGTACAGCCGCGATGGCAACTTCAAGATCAGCAACACCGGCCAAGTTGTGACGGCGTCTGGCTTTCCGCTGATTCCCGCCATCACCATCCCTGAAAACACAGCCAGCGTGACCTTTGGTCAAGACGGCACCGTGTCTGCCGAGATCGTGGCCGGTGGCGGTTCACAAAACATTGGCCAAATTCAAATCGCACGTTTTGTGAACCCAAGCGGTTTGAAGCCCATCGGCAACAACTTGTTTGAAGCTTCGCAAGCCAGCGGCGTGGCACAGGTGCTCACACCTGGCCTCAACGGCGCAGGTGCTTTGAAGCAGGGCTCACTCGAAGCCTCCAACGTGAACGTGGTGGAGGAGATGGTCAACATGATCGAAACCCAGCGCGCTTACGAGATGAACTCCAAGTCCATCTCTGCGGTGGACGGCATGCTCAAGTTCTTGAACCAAAACATCTGA
- a CDS encoding flagellar hook capping FlgD N-terminal domain-containing protein — MATTATSSLPSGIVKYEDYQAQQKATPTNTNMGQTEFLTLFTTQLKNQNPLDPVKNEAFVAQLAQFSQLEATTAMKTSMQNLVSSLANDRLLGATSLIGKTVGVPDGPVAVTDTTVSQGVLNAPTGADGIKLEIFNDKGILVRTQIMGPQPAGDVTLAWDGMNDGGTAVPNGTYRYVASVNSNGTVTKPTVNTYAQVTGVTSAGTADGTMLLEVAGGKTVNLTDVKRISY; from the coding sequence ATGGCTACGACCGCAACATCCTCTCTGCCTAGTGGCATCGTCAAGTACGAAGACTACCAAGCGCAACAAAAAGCCACGCCCACGAACACCAACATGGGCCAGACGGAATTTTTGACACTCTTCACCACACAGTTGAAGAACCAAAACCCGTTGGACCCTGTCAAGAACGAAGCCTTCGTGGCCCAGCTCGCGCAGTTCTCACAACTCGAAGCCACCACGGCGATGAAGACCAGCATGCAGAACTTGGTCTCTAGCTTGGCGAACGACCGCTTGCTCGGTGCCACATCGTTGATTGGTAAAACCGTTGGCGTGCCCGATGGCCCTGTGGCTGTCACCGACACCACGGTGTCACAAGGCGTGCTGAATGCCCCCACGGGTGCAGACGGCATCAAGCTTGAAATCTTCAACGACAAAGGCATTTTGGTGCGCACCCAAATCATGGGCCCACAGCCTGCAGGTGATGTCACCTTGGCTTGGGACGGTATGAATGACGGTGGCACTGCAGTGCCTAACGGCACCTACCGCTATGTGGCCTCGGTCAACAGCAATGGCACGGTCACCAAACCCACGGTCAACACCTACGCCCAAGTGACGGGCGTGACCAGTGCAGGCACAGCCGACGGCACGATGTTGCTCGAAGTGGCCGGTGGCAAGACGGTCAATTTGACTGATGTGAAACGCATCAGCTACTAA
- a CDS encoding LysM domain-containing protein produces MRLDPSYNPQVNTTDASGSLKLPRSQLAYARTAPAFSRAMASANQSGALAPEGGTAAWGTSVRSGQTLTGIVREQMAQRGVNISNNEAMRLAQTVARSNNIANPNMIHPGQKLNLDSLNFSLQQAQAVNQAIAANKAAVASATAPAVTPAANVNTLNTNTPMGATALAGTAQVQLLTRSDRSGNVVLEKTIDRAIEKGFIPAQDKQAVMNKIVQLSQDHRFAPDDFARLTLMESDGMNPKASNSRCHGIIQFCDGPDRGAASAGFGANPKAILGHSVLKQLDMVDKYFEDTGLKNFGPVGLDDLYLTVLTPAARNETRPNAALNIPGQQAAYLHVNRDMRAPITRNSILAGLHQNANERLGTEVAQRPSMQAARLSAYAAQAAVSEVR; encoded by the coding sequence ATGCGACTCGACCCGTCCTACAACCCTCAGGTGAACACCACCGACGCCTCCGGCAGCCTCAAGCTGCCACGGAGCCAGTTGGCGTACGCCCGCACCGCGCCCGCCTTTTCGCGCGCGATGGCCAGTGCCAACCAATCAGGTGCTTTGGCCCCCGAGGGTGGCACGGCAGCGTGGGGCACTTCGGTTCGTTCAGGTCAAACCTTGACCGGCATCGTGCGCGAGCAGATGGCCCAGCGTGGCGTGAACATTTCAAACAACGAAGCCATGCGCTTGGCGCAAACCGTGGCGCGTTCGAACAACATTGCCAACCCCAACATGATTCATCCAGGTCAGAAGCTGAACCTGGATAGCTTGAATTTTTCTTTGCAACAAGCGCAGGCGGTGAACCAAGCCATCGCGGCCAACAAAGCCGCAGTGGCTTCGGCGACAGCGCCTGCGGTGACGCCGGCTGCCAACGTCAACACACTCAATACCAACACACCCATGGGTGCGACCGCCTTGGCGGGTACGGCCCAAGTGCAGTTGCTCACGCGCTCAGACCGCAGTGGCAATGTGGTACTGGAAAAAACCATCGACCGCGCGATTGAAAAAGGCTTCATCCCCGCGCAAGACAAACAAGCCGTGATGAACAAGATTGTTCAGCTCTCGCAAGATCACCGCTTTGCACCCGATGACTTTGCGCGCCTCACCTTGATGGAGAGCGATGGCATGAACCCCAAAGCGTCAAACAGCCGTTGTCACGGCATCATCCAGTTTTGTGATGGCCCTGACCGTGGTGCCGCTAGCGCAGGCTTTGGTGCCAACCCCAAAGCCATTCTGGGTCACAGCGTGTTGAAGCAACTCGACATGGTGGACAAGTATTTTGAAGACACAGGCCTGAAGAACTTTGGCCCTGTGGGTTTGGATGATCTGTATTTAACAGTGCTCACCCCAGCTGCGCGCAATGAAACGCGCCCCAATGCTGCTTTGAACATTCCCGGTCAGCAAGCGGCTTACTTGCATGTGAACCGCGACATGCGTGCACCCATCACGCGTAACTCCATCTTGGCGGGTTTGCATCAAAACGCCAATGAACGTTTGGGTACGGAAGTGGCGCAACGCCCCTCCATGCAGGCGGCTCGCTTGAGCGCCTACGCAGCGCAGGCTGCGGTGTCGGAAGTTCGCTAA